From Leptolyngbyaceae cyanobacterium, a single genomic window includes:
- a CDS encoding DUF4157 domain-containing protein has product MSEKLQVQKNASAPSQMAPSPQFQERPFTDERYQPTTSTTTISADSPPNIARPSFNLMNMPIFAPTPAANIDQTGIQRQEEEDANNQDLASPEKFNAASAPGEGEDENNQEVQLKEESDLSSPIEEGKIENQEVQLKEESDRDSSEEKPQEDIALKSIQTKLTVGKPGDKYEQEADSMAAKVMSTPDSAIQRQTDSQTDEQKEEVQTSPLANSISRLVQRQTAENSEELQMKPGLQRSQNGSSQASPNIESRLSNSKGGGSPLPDEVRSFMEPRFGADFSSVRVHTDSTAVQMNKDLGAQAFAHSSDIYYGAGKSPGKDELTAHELTHTVQQGGALQRKIDGSSAVSTDRQQSPSQFETDSSNVEAIARQIVESLSADPQDRSGRAIAMLARLAPSIRQAVVAQVQTQLSPQQQQTFSRILGRLGSDRDVSSASQEEIPSGQNGTAPDSESQSETEAETTQGTQVTDKNEQSGKSISTGTGQQSPSSTSETSEVGTERDRNKTTSPFAKTSAPTQATDRNSENSPTSPTNSHQKGQSTHSQTSHPKQGNSSPQAKSTGVSGTASMQSDRKQGSPTSASKEGNSGEPIAANSRPPSPELPTPTARSQTTQALLEQVATAANSARQRFTDRITQGTEAIATSIQQQQAALLAAGERQSSAIQALFANARVQVGEIVTSAQAQLQTNASSHLATLQQGHATTLEQVATTFSSGQERAQTLGNTYAERSLQTADESAEQVQTRIQGMAQEARAIGQEKARVRGSTPEIAEAKARAANEIASDTATSITSGVSDAMRDLRSTGPEAARGFREQGQEAARQVGAGQAEVVNQLTTANQQTTTGIQQAVTQGSQALGNLGTQLTTQLASLEQTIQNQLQTQIAQKSQEIDRAGQQAITTFQQQGQQAIASGDEHLAQFNQQLAGMDIDPELATEVSGEIVGQVNGAYDNLIATTDGAFQQADSALTQAGTEVINAINAISTHASGQIQTFLGQARGQVTQQVGTISGQLGTTVNQVNTAGSSMVGQVATSLEGQIGQIESGFGQGSEQYQIALDEQVTSAEEQAREPRESLPERVDRGQHRAEERARHSLLDDPLGWIGDQLSDLWDMLSDPGFWVGLLVGVALALVVIAAVAAAPFTGGASLALLIAGMALAGGIAAVAGTIVSNITNHSFSNLFSGNLDWSRWSENVGTSFLIGALFGAGLAVAEVLGAGLIALSITAGVFTVVTNYFTGQPLDKNLVANMLLVGVLSKLFRLARGRVPGEEPPVRPPGEEPPVRPPGEEPPVRPPGEEPPGNKASDNRPPRTTELPPEEVSRLVSERKDGTFRLNRKHINNVEKIVGEPEATVAEHAAREAYAAERAANMTNVERVYMGREADTLINPDVAPGTELSADVVGITRQGRYVLIESKGTEILHGLEQLEYSANALGREQVVRYELVVAEQIRTPGFTIRNGTLHLNGQPYLINGKPVHVRTTTQSR; this is encoded by the coding sequence ATGAGCGAAAAATTACAAGTTCAAAAAAACGCATCCGCGCCATCTCAAATGGCTCCGTCACCCCAATTTCAAGAACGACCTTTTACTGACGAGAGATATCAGCCAACCACCAGTACAACAACTATCTCGGCAGATTCACCCCCAAACATTGCCCGTCCTAGTTTTAATTTAATGAATATGCCTATATTTGCTCCTACGCCAGCAGCAAATATAGACCAGACAGGAATTCAGCGTCAGGAAGAAGAAGATGCAAACAATCAAGACCTCGCATCGCCAGAAAAATTTAATGCTGCTTCTGCACCAGGGGAAGGAGAAGATGAGAATAATCAAGAAGTTCAGTTAAAAGAAGAATCAGATCTCTCTTCGCCAATAGAAGAAGGAAAAATTGAAAATCAAGAAGTTCAGTTAAAAGAAGAATCAGATCGTGATTCCTCAGAAGAAAAACCACAAGAAGATATAGCGTTAAAGTCTATTCAAACTAAACTAACTGTTGGCAAACCTGGTGATAAATACGAACAAGAAGCTGACAGTATGGCGGCGAAAGTGATGTCTACGCCAGACTCAGCTATCCAGCGACAAACTGATAGCCAAACTGATGAACAAAAAGAGGAAGTTCAGACTTCTCCTCTGGCTAATTCTATCTCTCGGTTGGTGCAGCGTCAGACAGCAGAAAATTCAGAAGAATTGCAGATGAAACCGGGACTGCAACGATCGCAAAATGGCAGTTCCCAAGCTTCTCCCAACATAGAAAGCCGCCTGTCCAATAGCAAGGGGGGAGGTAGTCCGTTACCGGATGAAGTGCGATCGTTCATGGAACCCCGCTTTGGTGCTGATTTTAGCTCAGTACGGGTGCATACCGACTCCACTGCCGTCCAAATGAATAAGGATTTGGGAGCGCAAGCATTTGCTCATAGTAGCGATATTTACTACGGAGCGGGGAAATCACCAGGTAAAGATGAGTTGACAGCCCATGAGTTGACGCATACCGTACAGCAGGGTGGTGCGTTACAGCGTAAGATTGATGGGAGTTCTGCTGTTTCTACGGATAGACAACAAAGCCCCTCTCAGTTTGAAACAGACTCATCGAATGTCGAGGCTATTGCTAGGCAAATTGTTGAGAGTTTGAGCGCAGATCCTCAAGATCGATCGGGGCGGGCGATCGCAATGCTAGCACGTTTAGCTCCATCGATTCGTCAAGCCGTTGTCGCACAGGTTCAAACGCAACTTTCACCACAGCAGCAGCAAACGTTCAGTAGAATTCTGGGAAGGTTAGGTTCAGATCGCGATGTATCATCAGCTTCTCAGGAAGAGATCCCCTCTGGTCAAAATGGAACTGCTCCAGACAGTGAAAGTCAGTCTGAAACTGAAGCAGAAACAACCCAAGGAACTCAAGTTACTGATAAAAACGAACAGTCAGGAAAATCAATTTCCACAGGAACAGGGCAGCAATCTCCCTCTTCTACATCCGAAACCTCTGAAGTAGGAACCGAGAGGGATAGAAACAAGACAACATCCCCATTTGCAAAGACATCAGCACCAACCCAAGCAACTGATAGAAATTCTGAGAACTCCCCTACTTCTCCAACTAACAGCCATCAGAAAGGTCAATCGACCCACTCACAGACCTCTCATCCGAAACAGGGAAATTCCTCACCTCAAGCCAAATCAACAGGAGTTTCTGGGACTGCATCGATGCAGTCCGATCGCAAACAAGGATCGCCCACATCTGCTAGTAAGGAAGGAAATTCTGGAGAACCAATAGCAGCAAATTCCCGCCCGCCATCTCCTGAATTGCCAACACCAACAGCGCGATCGCAAACTACCCAAGCCTTACTCGAACAGGTTGCTACAGCAGCCAATAGTGCGCGACAGCGATTTACCGATCGCATTACTCAAGGTACTGAAGCGATCGCCACCAGTATCCAACAGCAACAAGCAGCACTCCTAGCGGCAGGTGAACGTCAATCCAGTGCAATTCAAGCTCTCTTTGCTAATGCCCGCGTTCAAGTCGGAGAGATCGTTACCTCTGCTCAGGCTCAACTTCAAACCAACGCTTCTTCACACTTAGCAACCTTACAACAGGGTCATGCTACGACTCTGGAGCAAGTAGCAACAACCTTTTCCTCTGGACAAGAACGTGCTCAAACCCTTGGAAATACCTACGCGGAACGCTCGTTGCAAACTGCCGATGAGTCTGCCGAACAGGTGCAAACTCGCATTCAAGGAATGGCACAAGAAGCACGAGCCATTGGTCAGGAGAAAGCACGAGTACGTGGCAGTACTCCAGAGATTGCCGAAGCAAAAGCCAGAGCAGCAAACGAAATTGCCTCAGATACGGCAACCAGCATTACAAGTGGTGTGTCTGATGCGATGAGGGATCTGCGATCGACAGGGCCAGAAGCGGCTCGTGGCTTTAGGGAACAAGGACAGGAAGCGGCACGGCAAGTGGGGGCTGGGCAGGCTGAAGTTGTGAACCAGTTAACCACTGCTAATCAGCAGACGACCACTGGCATTCAACAGGCAGTGACTCAAGGCAGTCAGGCGCTAGGCAATCTTGGTACTCAGTTGACCACTCAACTAGCCTCGTTAGAACAAACGATCCAGAACCAGCTTCAAACCCAGATAGCCCAGAAAAGTCAAGAGATCGATCGGGCTGGACAACAAGCAATTACTACATTCCAGCAACAAGGACAACAGGCGATCGCTTCGGGTGACGAGCATCTGGCTCAATTCAATCAACAGCTTGCTGGAATGGATATTGACCCTGAGCTTGCTACCGAAGTCTCAGGAGAAATTGTCGGTCAGGTTAACGGTGCTTATGACAATCTAATAGCCACCACCGATGGAGCCTTCCAGCAAGCAGACAGTGCCCTCACTCAAGCGGGAACAGAAGTAATAAACGCGATTAACGCCATCTCTACCCATGCCTCTGGACAAATTCAAACCTTCTTGGGTCAGGCACGAGGGCAGGTAACTCAGCAAGTCGGTACAATTTCTGGTCAGCTTGGCACTACCGTTAACCAAGTAAATACAGCGGGTAGCAGTATGGTTGGCCAGGTAGCCACTAGCCTGGAAGGACAAATCGGTCAAATTGAGAGTGGGTTTGGACAAGGTTCAGAACAATATCAGATTGCTCTGGATGAGCAGGTTACCTCTGCGGAAGAACAGGCTCGCGAGCCAAGAGAAAGCCTACCAGAGCGAGTCGATCGAGGACAACATAGAGCAGAAGAAAGGGCAAGGCATAGCTTGCTAGACGATCCCCTTGGTTGGATTGGAGATCAGCTTTCTGACTTATGGGATATGCTTTCAGATCCCGGATTTTGGGTTGGACTATTGGTTGGGGTAGCACTTGCTTTAGTTGTGATCGCGGCAGTTGCGGCTGCTCCTTTTACTGGAGGAGCTTCCCTTGCACTATTAATTGCTGGAATGGCACTTGCAGGAGGAATAGCCGCCGTCGCAGGAACAATTGTTAGCAACATCACAAACCACAGTTTTAGCAATCTTTTTTCAGGCAATCTTGACTGGTCACGCTGGAGCGAAAATGTCGGTACCAGCTTTTTGATTGGTGCGCTCTTTGGTGCTGGTTTAGCTGTGGCAGAAGTACTGGGCGCTGGACTCATTGCCTTATCAATTACAGCTGGAGTCTTCACAGTCGTTACTAATTATTTTACTGGGCAGCCCTTGGATAAAAACCTTGTGGCAAATATGTTGCTTGTAGGAGTACTAAGTAAGTTATTCCGTTTAGCTCGTGGACGAGTACCCGGAGAAGAACCTCCAGTTCGTCCGCCCGGAGAAGAGCCACCAGTTCGTCCACCTGGAGAAGAGCCACCAGTTCGTCCACCTGGAGAAGAGCCTCCAGGCAACAAAGCATCAGACAATCGCCCTCCTAGAACAACTGAGTTACCCCCTGAGGAAGTTTCCCGGCTGGTTTCTGAACGTAAAGATGGCACCTTTAGGCTTAACCGTAAGCACATCAATAACGTTGAGAAAATTGTTGGTGAGCCTGAAGCAACAGTAGCTGAACACGCAGCACGAGAAGCTTATGCAGCAGAGCGGGCTGCTAACATGACTAATGTTGAACGAGTATATATGGGGAGGGAGGCTGATACACTAATAAATCCAGATGTTGCACCAGGTACTGAGTTATCAGCCGATGTTGTAGGCATTACTCGGCAGGGAAGATATGTACTTATAGAATCTAAAGGAACTGAAATTCTACACGGACTCGAACAATTAGAGTACTCAGCTAATGCACTTGGTCGAGAGCAAGTAGTTAGGTATGAGCTTGTTGTTGCTGAACAAATACGAACCCCTGGCTTTACTATACGAAATGGCACTTTGCATTTAAATGGACAACCCTATTTAATCAACGGTAAGCCTGTTCATGTGAGAACTACAACACAAAGTAGATAG
- a CDS encoding VgrG-related protein produces MNAVHYRALPLLEIDGQPAPSNLMEDIIQIFVEESLHLPAMFTLVIQNDYFPGRAEDKKWRYQDLLQIGKPVKIGFSGSTTESQDYGQKNENQIIEAEITAIETFFSEKSQAPVIVRGYDVGHRLHRGRYNRSFQNMTDSDIIKKIANEVGIKLGTIDASGVAHDYVFQENQTNMEFFRQRAARIGFELFIQDGKLNFRKPKADQDLTLKWLKDLHSFRVRVSSAEQVKEVEVRGWDYTEKRPILSTKNQEKVITETQNGKGSATSNKFNGKPPTPKMILVDKPVFTPKEADIMAQALCDELGGQFIYADAKAEGNTQIRVGRVVKLEDMGQHSGKYYITETRHSYQERVYTTEFSVRGLRGGDILTTLSPQKNLQPGQTLLVGIVTDNEDPKGMGRVKVKFPTLTEEHASNWARVVTIGAGNQRGFDCLPEINDEVLVAFEHGDIHRPYIIGIVWNGKDAPPNTVEDNVQDGKVRLRTFKTRTGHKIQFVEEDKGSSKAGAYIETSKGHQLRINDSEKMVEIETTGGHKIRLDDRDGSISLSSTGKIDQNAIASINSKAPLIDTTATTSINSKAPSINTTATANLGLTAGGTASLTAGGAVTFTAGATINITAGGAITITASAITLSAGSVTIVTPTKVVPF; encoded by the coding sequence ATGAATGCAGTTCATTACCGCGCACTACCGCTTTTAGAAATAGATGGTCAACCAGCACCGTCTAATTTAATGGAGGATATTATTCAAATTTTTGTTGAAGAAAGTCTCCATTTACCAGCCATGTTTACCCTGGTAATTCAAAATGATTATTTTCCCGGTCGTGCGGAAGATAAGAAGTGGCGATACCAAGATTTATTACAAATTGGCAAACCAGTGAAAATTGGGTTTTCTGGCAGTACCACCGAATCTCAAGATTACGGACAAAAAAATGAAAATCAAATTATTGAAGCTGAAATCACCGCCATCGAAACTTTTTTCAGCGAAAAATCCCAAGCACCAGTGATAGTCAGGGGTTACGATGTCGGTCATCGCTTGCATCGCGGACGCTACAACCGTTCTTTTCAAAATATGACCGATAGCGATATCATCAAAAAAATTGCTAATGAAGTAGGGATAAAACTCGGTACGATTGATGCTAGTGGAGTTGCTCACGACTACGTTTTTCAAGAAAATCAAACTAATATGGAATTCTTCCGGCAACGGGCAGCCCGGATAGGATTTGAGCTATTTATTCAAGATGGTAAACTGAATTTTCGCAAACCGAAAGCCGACCAAGATTTAACTTTGAAATGGTTAAAAGATTTGCATAGTTTCCGCGTGCGAGTTAGCAGCGCTGAACAAGTAAAAGAAGTAGAAGTTAGAGGTTGGGACTATACCGAAAAAAGGCCGATTTTATCTACTAAAAACCAAGAAAAAGTAATTACGGAAACTCAAAACGGCAAAGGCAGCGCTACCAGCAACAAATTTAACGGCAAGCCACCTACACCGAAAATGATTTTAGTAGATAAACCCGTTTTTACTCCTAAAGAAGCCGATATAATGGCGCAAGCTTTATGTGACGAATTGGGCGGACAATTTATCTATGCCGATGCCAAAGCGGAGGGAAATACCCAAATTAGAGTAGGAAGAGTGGTCAAACTCGAAGATATGGGACAGCATAGCGGAAAATACTATATTACTGAAACCCGTCACTCATATCAAGAAAGAGTTTATACTACCGAATTCAGCGTGCGCGGTTTGCGGGGAGGCGACATTTTAACTACCCTTTCTCCTCAAAAAAACCTCCAACCAGGTCAAACTTTATTAGTAGGAATTGTTACCGATAATGAAGACCCTAAAGGAATGGGAAGAGTGAAAGTAAAGTTTCCCACCCTGACAGAAGAACACGCTAGCAATTGGGCGAGAGTAGTAACTATTGGTGCGGGAAATCAACGGGGATTTGATTGTTTGCCAGAAATCAATGACGAAGTTTTAGTAGCTTTTGAACACGGCGATATCCATCGTCCTTATATCATCGGAATTGTCTGGAACGGCAAAGATGCACCGCCCAATACCGTCGAAGATAACGTGCAAGATGGGAAAGTACGATTGCGGACATTTAAAACGAGAACTGGGCATAAAATTCAGTTCGTAGAAGAAGACAAAGGTAGTAGCAAAGCAGGTGCTTATATCGAAACTTCCAAAGGTCATCAATTACGGATAAATGACAGCGAAAAAATGGTAGAAATTGAAACAACAGGCGGTCACAAAATACGCTTGGACGATCGCGATGGTAGTATTAGCCTAAGTTCGACGGGTAAAATCGATCAAAATGCGATCGCATCGATCAATTCCAAAGCTCCATTAATCGATACCACCGCCACCACATCGATCAATTCCAAAGCTCCATCCATCAACACCACCGCCACCGCCAACCTCGGTTTGACAGCGGGTGGTACCGCTAGCCTCACTGCTGGTGGCGCAGTTACTTTCACTGCCGGCGCTACCATTAATATCACCGCCGGTGGTGCCATCACTATTACCGCTAGCGCCATCACCCTAAGTGCGGGTAGCGTGACGATTGTTACGCCTACTAAAGTAGTGCCTTTTTAA